The Pseudomonas orientalis genome contains a region encoding:
- a CDS encoding TadE family protein: MKTSLPHKQKGTAAIEFVAVFVIFFAVFYGMVSYSLPLLLLQSFNQATAEAVRLSVGLDPAMQGYSSAVQNTARSAISDRLRWIPSAYNFNAATHVNTTFVGGLLSVQINYPSANLHAVMPFIVLPGIGSVPQLPVTLQAQSSLQF; the protein is encoded by the coding sequence ATGAAAACTAGCCTCCCCCACAAGCAGAAAGGCACAGCCGCGATCGAGTTCGTGGCCGTCTTCGTGATTTTTTTTGCGGTGTTCTACGGCATGGTCAGCTATAGCCTGCCGCTGCTGTTGCTGCAGTCGTTCAACCAGGCCACCGCCGAAGCGGTGCGCCTGAGCGTAGGGCTCGACCCGGCGATGCAGGGCTACAGCAGCGCCGTGCAAAACACCGCCAGAAGCGCAATCAGCGACCGCCTGCGGTGGATCCCCAGCGCCTATAACTTCAATGCAGCGACACACGTCAACACCACGTTCGTGGGTGGCTTGCTGTCGGTGCAGATCAATTATCCGTCTGCCAATCTGCACGCGGTAATGCCCTTCATTGTGCTGCCCGGCATTGGCAGCGTGCCGCAGTTGCCGGTGACGCTGCAGGCCCAGTCGAGCCTGCAGTTTTGA
- a CDS encoding prepilin peptidase, which produces MIQSVVVLLWLVVCAVQDTRQRLLANRLTLGVAALGGVYLCWTGGTWLGASVGQGLWAFVLALLLTLPGYALGRLGAGDVKLLAALALVSDAEYLLGAFIGAALTSVLWLLLAPKLWPLMGQRLTDCLGHLAPEPSKKLPFAPFLLVGFTLVWFWIH; this is translated from the coding sequence GTGATCCAGAGTGTGGTGGTGCTGTTGTGGTTGGTGGTGTGTGCGGTGCAGGACACGCGGCAGCGATTGCTCGCCAACCGCCTGACGCTGGGGGTTGCGGCGCTGGGCGGGGTCTACCTGTGCTGGACCGGCGGCACCTGGCTCGGTGCTTCAGTCGGCCAGGGCCTGTGGGCATTTGTCCTGGCGCTGCTGTTGACCTTGCCGGGTTACGCCCTGGGCCGTCTCGGCGCCGGGGATGTGAAGCTGCTCGCAGCCTTGGCACTGGTGTCGGACGCCGAGTATTTATTGGGCGCGTTTATCGGCGCCGCCCTGACGAGTGTGCTCTGGCTGTTGCTGGCGCCAAAGCTCTGGCCGCTTATGGGTCAAAGGCTTACAGATTGCCTCGGGCACCTGGCCCCCGAACCGTCAAAAAAACTGCCGTTTGCGCCCTTCCTGCTGGTGGGATTTACGCTGGTCTGGTTTTGGATCCACTGA